One genomic region from Alteromonas pelagimontana encodes:
- a CDS encoding DUF6363 domain-containing protein yields the protein MFQSSTQSLNRPQIYNDALQFMDNPPADCKVTILAPSEHFKIRALTMDKLKLTLGYREGKKAAGAHLRGIKENEPLTVAQAIGGV from the coding sequence TTGTTTCAAAGTTCTACGCAGAGCCTCAACAGGCCACAGATCTACAACGACGCTTTGCAATTTATGGACAATCCACCGGCCGATTGCAAGGTGACAATTCTTGCTCCTTCGGAACATTTTAAAATCAGGGCACTCACTATGGATAAATTAAAGCTCACGTTAGGCTATCGTGAAGGAAAGAAAGCGGCAGGCGCGCATTTACGCGGTATTAAAGAAAATGAACCATTAACCGTTGCTCAAGCTATAGGCGGAGTGTGA